The DNA window TCGTCTCCGCCACGGGGCTCACGGCCCCGGGCACCTACGACGTGAAGATCACCCAAGCCGCGGCACAAGGCCACGTGCAGGGACGCGCCCTCACCGTGGCGCAGGTGAGTGGCTCGGGCGGCACAGCCAATCAGGTAGCGCCTCCGGGCGCAACGCTCACCATTCAGGTGGGGGGCAACAGCGTGCCGCTGGCCATCGGTGGCAACGGCCTCTCCGACGTGATCAACACCATCAACAACAACCCCACCCTTCGCAATCTGGTGACCGCCTCGGCCTCGGGTTCGAACCTCGTTCTGACCACACAGGGCATCTCGAACAGCACCGCCGACCTCACCGTGACCTTCAACAGCCCGACAAACGCCTTCGGCCTGAACGCAGGTGGAGGTGGCGTGCAGACCACGGTGGAGACAAGCGCGGGAGCACGCGCACGCCTGGCCAGCAACGAGACGCTCACCTTCACCAACGGCGCGGGGCTGAACACCCAGATCACCCTCACCGCAGGCACCATCATCTCGACTGCGGTCACGCAGGTGAACACCGTGCTGCAGGCCGCTGGTATCGATGTGACCGCCGCATTTGGCGCAGGCGTCTTCAGCCTAACCAACAATGCCTACGGCAGCGGCGCGAACGTGAAGAACACGGTGACCTCGTCGCTCGACAACTCGCTGGCCGCCAACGGTCTCGGACTGATGACGGTGGCCAACACCGTGGGCACCATCGCTGACGCAGCGAACGCCGTGCTCTTCAATCAGCAGAGCGCAGGGCAGGACGTGGCGGGAAGCATCAGCGGCAACCCCGCAACCGGGGTGGGACAGATCCTCACCGGCACGAGCGGGGGCCCCACGGGACTGGCCCTTCGCTTCACAGGCACGGCTCCGCCTGTCGGGTTCGACGCCGGCCAGATCAGCGTCACCAACGGGAAACCGGTGCTGCAGATGTCGATGGTGCTCACCGACCCCGGCAAGCTGGCCCTCGCAACGGGCTCGATGCAGAGCGCTGCGGCCCTCACATCGAAGACGACCCCCATCAACCCCGGGCTGTCGCTGGCGAGCTCGAACACCCTCTTCAGCGTGCCACTCGGCACCACCAGCGGCACGCTGCTGGTGAACGGGCAGCAGGTGAACTGGGACAACAGCCAGACCCTCAACGACGTGCTCTCGAGCCTGCCTGGCGTGCACGCGACCTTCGATCCGGCCTCCCAGACGGTCATGCTGGTGCGCGATCCGTCGGTGGGCAAGACCGGCCCCGCCATCACAATCTCTGACCTCACGGGCAATCTCGCCGCCACGCTCGGCCTCGACACGGCCGTCATGAGCAACGGGGTGCCCGGCAGCGGAGACACCGCGCAGTCGCTGATGGACGCGGTGAGCGGTCCGGCCGTGGACGTCGGACAGCCCCCCATGGGAATCGAGGGCATGCGGGTGTTCGAAAGCGACATCGCGCTGCAGGCCTCCCTCGCCACCCAGGCCAGCACGGCGGCGGAGCAGGTGCAGACCGCCCTCGACACCCAGCGCCAGCAGGTCAGCGGCGTGAACATCGATCAAGAATCTGTCGACCTCATCCAATACCAGCGCGCCTACGAGAGCGCGGTGCAGCTCGCCAAGGCACAAGACTCGCTGCTCACCACGCTCATCAGCATGGTGAACTCGCGCTGAGCGAGACAGGAGGCTGACCCATGAGAATCACAAGCGCAATCCAGTACGGCGCCATGCAGGAGAACATCGCGCAGGCAACCGCGCAGATGTACAAGTATCAGCAGCAGGTCTCGAGCGGCAAGGCCCTCAGCGCAGCCACCGACGACCCGGTGGCCTATGCGCGGGTGACGCAGCTGAAGCAGTCGACCACCCAGCAGGAGCAGTACTCGCAGACCATCCGCACGGTGGAGACATCGATGCAGAGCTACGAATCGAACCTGCAGAACGTCACCCGTCTGATGAACCAGGCCCGCTCCCTCGGGCTGCAGGCCGCCAACGACACAATCGATGCCCAGGCGCGCACCCAGATCGCCTCGCAGATCGACTCCCTCGTCAGTCAGGCCCTCCAGGCCGCGAATGCCAACAGCAACGGGCACTTCATCTACGGAGGGAGCAAGGATCAGACTTCGCCCTACACGGCGGTGACCGACGCGACAGGCAAGGTCACGGGAGTCACCTACAACGGCGACGCACGGGTTGCCTCGGCCGATGTGGGGGGGGGCGCCAAGGTGAAGACCGGGGTGAGTGGCGCCGATGTCTTCGGTGTGACTCCGGGAGACCCCAACAGCGTCATCGGTTCGCTCATCGCCCTGCGTGATCAGATCACCAGCGGCAAGGCCCAAAGCATCTCTGACTCGATCCAGGGCATCGACAACGCGATGCAGAGCGTGTCCGGAACGAGGGCGCAGGTGGGCGTGCGCATGCAGCATCTGGGCGCCCTGGCCCAGGTGAATCAAGAGACCCTCACCGCCATCAAGGGCGAGCAGTCGTCGCTGGAAGACACAAACCTTCCCGACGCCATGACCAACCTCATGAGGATGCAGACGACCTACCAGGCTGCCCTCACCGTTGCCGCCAAGGCCTCGCAGCAGACCAGCCTGCTGAGCAAGCTGCAGTAGAACCGAGACCACCCACGCGCTTCTGGTTGCACAGCCTCCAGGCCCAGCGCTCGAGACAAAGCCGCTGAAGGCCGCTCCCAGAGAAATAAAACCCCCCCGTCAACCGCGGGGGGGTTTCTCTTCCAGAGGCCGCAGGCTACGGCGTGTTCGTGACTCACTCAGGGCTGCGCGTCGCCCGTTGAGAGCGATGCGATGGCGTCCTTGATGAGGCGCGACTGGTTCTCGGTCGTGGCGCTCAGGCCAGGGAGATGCGCCGTGAGACGCGCACGCTCGTCCGGTGTGAGGCACGACAGGATCTGCTTGCGAAGGGCCGTCTGACGCTTGCGCGCATCGGCATACGTGGCCTGGGCCGCGTCGATCTGGGCCGCCTGGGAGCGGCTGAGCATCACCGAGGTGTTCTCGAGCGCGATGGCCCCGCGCAGAACCTCGTCGGCCGTGAGGGCGGCCGCCTCGTCGAGCGGACGACCTGCATCTGCGGGAACCTCGGCACCATCGGCCACCTTGGTCAGCACGGTGTGAACCTTGTCTTCGAGCTCTGCGCCTTGCATGGCGGCGTACTGCTCACCCTGGATGAGCGGGAGCATCGTCTTTAGCTGCTCGTCTGAGAATGCGGCGCGCGCCTGGTCGAGCGCCTTGCGCCCCTCGTCATTGGCCTGCTGGAGCTGGGTCAGGGCATCGACCATCTCGGTGCGGCGGGCATCATCGAGGGTGAGGTCAACCTGGGGAATCGCACCGGCCAGGGCGAGGCAGACGTCATTGGCGCGCAGCGGGCGACGCACCGAAGCCGCCGGGCGCGCGGCACGCGCCTCGACGTGCGGCTCGGTCTTCGGCACCGCAGAGAGCGCTCGGGGACGCACCGATCTGCGGGGCTGCGCGGGCGGCGTGCTGAGCGCTCGCTCCTCTCCCAGGCTCGCAGCCTCGCGCATGGACGGCAGCGAAGCCGCCGACACAGGTGCGCATCGCTTGACCACCCAGAGCGCCTGCCCGATCACCAGAATCATCAACAGGCACAGCACCGTGAATCGCGATACAGCCGGCGTCTGGGTGGTGGGGGCGACACGCCCGCGTCCGTACGGGGTGAGCTCGAGGTTCTGCAGCATGATCTGTTCGGCTCCTTCTCCAGATGAATCAATCTTCGGTTGATGAGGTCACGGGAATGCCCCAGCGCTTGCGGAGCGAGGCCGCCACATCTTCTCCCACGAGCTCCTCGCCCTGGGGCGCGGGAGCGCTGGGGGCCTGGGTCACGACGATGGTCTCCGCACGGCGCATGATCTCCTCGAAATCGAGGGGGCGCTCGACGATGGACGGTCGCTCGGTTTCGACCGCAGCGGTGGGGGCCACCCCTGCAACCGAGGTCGCGGCAGCCGCGGGTGTGCCGATGGAGAGCCCCATTCGCAGCGAACCCACCCAGAGCTCGAAGTTGAAGCCCCGGCGCTCGGGGGAAGGTGCGGACGCAGGTGCCAGGATCCCAGCCCCCTCGCGGTCACGGTCGCTCGAACGGCCGCGGCGGGCGGACTTCGAAGCACGTGCGCTCACCGCGCGCGGCACGAGCAGGAGCGTCGCCGCCGAACAAGCCACCGATGACACCCCCCACGCCACCGTGGGGCGAAGCCACGCGCAGGCCAGCGTGAGGTATCCCACCGCCAGGCACCCGAAGACGAGAACCGCCCGCCCACGGCCCGACGCGGCTCGGGGACGTGCCACGGGCTCATCGCCCATGGGCGGGAGCTCATCGCTCATCACGACGTCGAGTCGACCGCCTCCCGTCGCTGCGGCAACGGGCCGCCCGACCGGCAGCATCAGCTGCAGACCGAGGGCCGCGCTGCACGCCGCCGAGACGGCGAAGTGCATGTCACTTCCGCTGACGAAGGCCATGAACAGCCCGAGGAAGCCCAGGGTCACCATTGCGTAGAAGGGCAGACGGGCCATTCGTTCATCTCCTTCCCTTCTCTCGGCGCTGACGCCGAGGGAAGGACTTGCTGATTCGACCGGCGTAGACGCGACACGACCGATCTGTGGGGGCAGACCAGCGAACCTCTGCCGTCAGCACACCTGTCGAGGTGCACTGACCGGCGTCGATTCTCTGGCTCGGTCACTTGCATTGTCGATGCACCCAGAGAACACTTCTGCGCGGGGAGGGAAATTTTCATGAAGTGGCTGCGCGCTCTGCAGCAGGCGTTTCGCCCCGCCTCTGATTCCAGCTCCGCCTACACGGAGAAGCGCGACACCTGGCGCGTGTTCCACGAGGTGAGGCTCGAAGGGGTGCGCGCGTCCGGCGAGCGGGTCGAGCTCATCTCAACCAACTTCGGTCCCGGCGGCATGGGCGTCGAGAGCACGAAGCCCATGAAGAAGAACGACACGCTGAAGCTGGATCTCGAGCTCCCGGGGGTGCAGGCCGAGGCCTCGGCCCGTGCTGTCTGGGTGAATCGCACCTCGAGCGGCGGCGCCTACGAAGTCGGCCTGAAGTTCGCCGCGGGCTCGCGTGAGTTCGTGCAGACCCTTCTCGACGATTGTCGCTTGTCCATCCAGAACCCGAAGGAGCGTCGACGGCTGCCACGCGTTCGGGTCGACAGCATGGGCGCCGAGATCGGGCTGCCCACCGGTCAGGTGATCCGGGCGCGCGTGCAAGACCTCTCGGTGGGGGGAGCGCTGCTGCTGAGCACCGTCAGCCTCGAGAAGGGAACGCGCTTCACTGTCCGCGTGAACCTGGGGGAACAGGTGGAGGCCCTCATCTTCCAGGCGAGGGTGGTTCGAATCGGTCCCCCCGGCGAGCTGCGAACCATTCCCCTCTCGGTGCAGTTCCTCGAGATCTCCGATAGCCAGCGAAACGTGCTGGCCTCATACGTGGGCAGGCTCCTTCAGTCGGACTGATGGCGGGAGCGCTCACGGCGCACTGCCGTCAGCACCGGGAGAGTCG is part of the Pseudomonadota bacterium genome and encodes:
- the flgK gene encoding flagellar hook-associated protein FlgK, which encodes MGFDGLSYASRALQSYQAALDVTGQNISQMSAPGYTRQRITPTPGAAPVAGISGSSGYIDVTAYTDTGVQRLRNNFLDHAYRAQAINVGSTSATSTVLQKISAVFDETRANGIIAASNQLNNALLQAGQKPADMQLRQAVLSQASALASTFQDKSNQLQQAASDAQNQMNEALASVNSALQQLATLNNYLPGNPTTDTNAVLDKRDRILDDLSKSLGITVAPQPQGDLVVYAGGIPLVFGHTARTLQATTDTSGHVTISTETGKPVVPSGGQLGALLTLQNDTIPGIVNRINTLATTLASNVNQRLANSYDLQGVSGSPMFKVFAGANGVATSPDVQFVSATGLTAPGTYDVKITQAAAQGHVQGRALTVAQVSGSGGTANQVAPPGATLTIQVGGNSVPLAIGGNGLSDVINTINNNPTLRNLVTASASGSNLVLTTQGISNSTADLTVTFNSPTNAFGLNAGGGGVQTTVETSAGARARLASNETLTFTNGAGLNTQITLTAGTIISTAVTQVNTVLQAAGIDVTAAFGAGVFSLTNNAYGSGANVKNTVTSSLDNSLAANGLGLMTVANTVGTIADAANAVLFNQQSAGQDVAGSISGNPATGVGQILTGTSGGPTGLALRFTGTAPPVGFDAGQISVTNGKPVLQMSMVLTDPGKLALATGSMQSAAALTSKTTPINPGLSLASSNTLFSVPLGTTSGTLLVNGQQVNWDNSQTLNDVLSSLPGVHATFDPASQTVMLVRDPSVGKTGPAITISDLTGNLAATLGLDTAVMSNGVPGSGDTAQSLMDAVSGPAVDVGQPPMGIEGMRVFESDIALQASLATQASTAAEQVQTALDTQRQQVSGVNIDQESVDLIQYQRAYESAVQLAKAQDSLLTTLISMVNSR
- the flgL gene encoding flagellar hook-associated protein 3; protein product: MRITSAIQYGAMQENIAQATAQMYKYQQQVSSGKALSAATDDPVAYARVTQLKQSTTQQEQYSQTIRTVETSMQSYESNLQNVTRLMNQARSLGLQAANDTIDAQARTQIASQIDSLVSQALQAANANSNGHFIYGGSKDQTSPYTAVTDATGKVTGVTYNGDARVASADVGGGAKVKTGVSGADVFGVTPGDPNSVIGSLIALRDQITSGKAQSISDSIQGIDNAMQSVSGTRAQVGVRMQHLGALAQVNQETLTAIKGEQSSLEDTNLPDAMTNLMRMQTTYQAALTVAAKASQQTSLLSKLQ